One genomic window of Quercus robur chromosome 6, dhQueRobu3.1, whole genome shotgun sequence includes the following:
- the LOC126732691 gene encoding probable disease resistance protein At5g66900 — translation MVTSRTAFPRFKFRYNLNPLNDKDAMTLFPPSASLQDGCSKIPEEDIKKIVKGCGGLPLALKVIGSSLCGRSEEEWHCRLTKWSGGQFFCSSDTELLGQLQKSLEFQDDKVIKDCFMDLGSFPEDQRIHAAALIDVGRII, via the exons ATGGTTACTTCAAGAACTGCATTTCCAAGATTTAAATTTAGATACAACTTAAACCCACTAAATGACAAAGATGCAATGACTCTTTTTCCTCCCTCAGCATCCCTGCAAGATGGGTGCTCTAAAATTCCTGAAGAAGATATCAAAAAG ATAGTAAAAGGCTGTGGGGGGCTCCCACTGGCTCTTAAAGTGATTGGAAGCTCACTGTGTGGGCGGTCTGAAGAGGAATGGCACTGTAGACTAACGAAATGGTCTGGTGGTCAATTTTTTTGCAGTTCTGATACTGAGCTGCTTGGTCAACTTCAAAAAAGCCTAGAATTTCAAGATGACAAGGTCATCAAAGACTGTTTCATGGACCTAGGTTCATTTCCTGAAGACCAAAGGATCCATGCTGCTGCCCTCATAGACGTGGGCAGAATTATATGA